In Prunus dulcis chromosome 1, ALMONDv2, whole genome shotgun sequence, the following are encoded in one genomic region:
- the LOC117615820 gene encoding probable steroid-binding protein 3 encodes MELTAQQLIQYNGTDPSKPIYVALKGRVFDVTDGKSFYGPGGPYAMFAGKDASRALAKMTKNEEDITASLDGLSEKEIGVLTDWEKKFEAKYPVVGRVVS; translated from the coding sequence ATGGAGCTAACAGCACAGCAGCTGATCCAATACAACGGCACCGACCCATCAAAGCCGATATACGTGGCACTGAAAGGTCGCGTCTTTGACGTGACGGACGGCAAGTCGTTTTACGGGCCTGGAGGGCCGTACGCGATGTTCGCGGGCAAGGACGCCAGCAGAGCTCTGGCGAAGATGACCAAGAACGAAGAAGACATCACTGCCTCCCTCGACGGCCTCTCGGAAAAGGAGATCGGCGTCCTCACCGACTGGGAGAAGAAGTTCGAAGCTAAGTACCCAGTTGTTGGCCGTGTTGTTTCTTGA